The proteins below are encoded in one region of Triticum aestivum cultivar Chinese Spring chromosome 1B, IWGSC CS RefSeq v2.1, whole genome shotgun sequence:
- the LOC123091923 gene encoding expansin-B2 yields the protein MPTRLAIRPQLPSYLTSTTGYSASMAGVSTNAVALVALVFVLLTYGCCAQSPLNYTGSLAKASKASWSWLPAKATWYGAPTGAGPDDNGGACGYKHTNQYPFMSMTSCGNEPLFKDGMGCGACYRIRCVNNKACSGKPETVMITDMNYYPVAKYHFDLSGTAFGAMAKPGQNDKLRHAGIIDIQFQRVPCNHLGLNMNFHVERGSNPNYLAVLVEFANREGTVVQMDIMESRNGRPTGYWTALRHSWGAIWRMDSSRRLQGPFSLRIRSESGKTLVAKQVIPANWKPDTNYRSNVQFR from the exons ATGCCGACCCGTCTGGCCATCAGACCACAGCTGCCGAGTTACTTGACAAGTACTACTGGCTACAGTGCAAGTATGGCTGGGGTCTCTACCAATGCAGTTGCACTCGTCGCACTCGTCTTCGTTCTTCTCACATATGGCTGCTGCGCCCAGTCGCCGCTCAACTACACCGGCTCCTTGGCTAAAGCCTCCAAGGCTAGCTGGTCATGGCTCCCTGCCAAGGCCACATGGTACGGCGCGCCTACTGGTGCCGGTCCCGATGACAACG GTGGTGCTTGCGGCTACAAGCACACTAACCAGTACCCGTTCATGTCCATGACTTCCTGCGGCAACGAACCCCTGTTCAAGGACGGCATGGGCTGCGGCGCCTGCTACCGG ATACGATGCGTCAATAACAAGGCCTGCTCCGGCAAGCCGGAGACGGTCATGATCACCGACATGAACTACTACCCAGTCGCCAAGTACCATTTCGACCTCAGCGGCACGGCGTTCGGCGCCATGGCGAAGCCTGGCCAGAACGACAAGCTCCGCCACGCCGGCATTATCGACATCCAGTTCCAAAG GGTGCCATGCAATCATCTGGGATTGAACATGAACTTCCACGTCGAGCGGGGCTCCAACCCCAACTACCTCGCCGTGCTGGTGGAGTTCGCGAACCGGGAGGGCACCGTGGTGCAGATGGACATCATGGAGTCAAGGAACGGCCGCCCGACGGGGTACTGGACGGCGCTGCGCCATTCGTGGGGCGCCATCTGGCGGATGGACTCCAGCCGCCGGCTGCAGGGCCCCTTCTCTCTCCGCATCCGCAGCGAATCCGGCAAGACGCTGGTGGCCAAACAAGTCATCCCGGCCAACTGGAAGCCCGACACAAACTACCGTTCCAACGTCCAGTTCCGTTGA